The stretch of DNA GGCGCACCCGGGAGGTGATCGCGCACATCACCCTGCCGTACCGCCTGTCGACGCCGCGGTTCGTGCTGGGAATGGTGAAGGCGCGCGGCAACTTCAACCGGATGTCGGACGCACGGGCCCGCGAGGACGCGCGGACCCTGACCGCCGACCAACTGCTGCGCACCCTGGAGGACAACGTCGCGCACCCGTGGAAGCCGCCGGGCGGCGGTTTCGAGGGGGCACTGTCCCACGACGTGATCCACGGCCTCGACGTGTCGGTCGCGCTCGGTCTGGGCCTGCGGGTCCCGAATGATCGCCTCGACCGGGTCCTCGGCGGCGTCGGCCCGAAGCACCTGAAGTACTTCGGCGTCGACCTCACGGGGGTGCAGTTGACGGCGGACGATCGAACCTGGACCTTCGGTGCGGGCGCGCCGCTGCGCGGATCCGCCCAGAACCTGCTCCTCGTGCTGTGCGGTCGCCGGTTGCCGCCGGGGCATCTGAGCGGGGAACCGAGCGCACGGTTCACGGCGCCGGGGTGAGCCCGGGCCAGGCGGGGGCGTCGCCGCCCCAGCGCCGGGCCGGGAACGGGTAGTCGTCGAATTCGGCCAGCGCGGGGCGGGCGGTCACCAGGTCGCCGTGCGCGGTGA from Rhodococcus opacus B4 encodes:
- a CDS encoding maleylpyruvate isomerase family mycothiol-dependent enzyme, giving the protein MARDTAPDWVAAQRRDVASMLAELTPEQWDAPSLCAGWRTREVIAHITLPYRLSTPRFVLGMVKARGNFNRMSDARAREDARTLTADQLLRTLEDNVAHPWKPPGGGFEGALSHDVIHGLDVSVALGLGLRVPNDRLDRVLGGVGPKHLKYFGVDLTGVQLTADDRTWTFGAGAPLRGSAQNLLLVLCGRRLPPGHLSGEPSARFTAPG